Part of the Coregonus clupeaformis isolate EN_2021a chromosome 8, ASM2061545v1, whole genome shotgun sequence genome, ccatgtttccgtcagcgccaggaagtcgagggactggagggtagcataggctgggatgaagtcagccttgttggcggcagaacggcagttccagaggctgcctgagacctggaactccaggtgtgtggtgcgtgcagggaccaccaggttagagaggcagcagccacgcggtgtgaggcgtttgtgtagcctgtgcggagaggagagaacagggataggcagaggcatagttgacaggctgcagcagatggctacaataatgcagaggagatcggaatgaaatgaactaaacatctgggaaaggagagagcaggcctccctcaccaaaaaaaaaaaaaaaaaaaaaaattacaatttgaatttaaaaaaataaaaaataaaaaaaaaatatatatatatatatataactctcccaacttccacctcagaaactataattggttcactgaaccacccgagtaaaactctcccaacttccactttagaaattagaattgttgtaaactacagcagactgttatcagtagctgtaattaagtacagcagctaccaaccacctaacgttaatgtctcggatgaggttagaaaaacagctgaatggtagcagctagccaaggctcttcgcactctgggaggaggacacaacggagttgtcaaccgtgatggcgagatcatggaacgggcagtccttccccgggaggaagagcagctctgtcttgccaaggttcagcttgaggtggtgatccgtcatccatactgatatgtctgccagacatgcagagatgcgattcgccacctggttatcagaagggggaaaggagaagattagttgtgtgtcgtctgcgtagcaatgataggagaggccatgtgaggatatgacagagccaagtgacttggtgtaaatgacctggagccagtgcgtttggcgactaatatgtagtgagggccagccaacaagagcgtacaggtcacaatggtgggtagtatatggggctttggtgacaaaacggatgacactgtgatagactacatccaatttgctgagtagagtgttggaggctattttgtaaatgacatcgccgaagtcaaggatcggtaggatagtcagttttacgagggcatgtttgtcagcatgagtgaaggaggctttgttgcgaaataggaagctgattctagatttaactttggattggagatgcttaatgtgagtctggaaggagagtttacggtctaaccagacacctaggtatttgtagttgtccacatattctaagtcagacccgccgagagtagtgattctagtcgggcaggcgggtgcaagcagcgttcgattgaatagcatgcatttagttttactagcgtttaagagcagttggaggctacggaaggagtgttgtatggcattgaagcttgtttggaggtttgttaacacagtgtccaatgaagggccagatgtatacaaaatggtgtcgtctgcatagaggtggatctgagagtcaccagcagcaagagcgacatcattgatatacacagagaatagagtcggcccgagaattgaaccctgtggcacccccgtagagactgccagaggtccagacaacaggccctccgatttgacatattgaactctatctgagaagtagttggttaaccaggcgaggcagtcatttgagaaaccttttatcgatcgcggttataatataatTTGGACCTttagcatggctgaggtgcacccatgaccagctcggaaaccagattgcatagcagcGAAGGTACGGTGAGATTCGAAATGgacagtgatctgtttgttaacttggctttcaaatactttcgaaaggcagggcaggatggatataggtctgtaacaatttggatctagagtgtcaccccctttgaagaggggatgaccgtggcagctttccaatctctggggatctcagacgatacgaaagagaggttgaacaggctagtaataggggttgctacaatttcggcggctaattttagaaagaaagggtccagattgtctagcccagctgaattgtaggggtccagattttgcagctctttcaggacatcagctatctgaatttgggtgaaggagagggagggggggcttattgaaattctcgattatcgtagatttatcggtggtgacagtgtttcctagcctcagtgcagtgcaGTGGACCTAGGTCATAGAGTAGACCCATGTTGGCATATCAAACCATTaaaaaaataagtattttaaTTTGGGATGGTTCCTTTTCAGTTTGGGACGATTTAAATTGCACTTCGGGACGATTCTGTGACTGTGATGAAAAACATTATTCTCGAGTCATGTATGtagtagcaagctagctagctaacattggccAGAAAGTTAaagtcagaggagagagagagtggtgtgcaGCGCCCCAGAGGTGAATACAGAGAGGAACCGATTAACTCCATTACTGACTATTAAATTATAATAGTAGTGATATAATAgtagtgattgattgattaatagtAGAATGAAATGCTCTTGATGTACTGGACTCATGATggatctcctctctctcatttctttCCATCATCTAGAGGGATGGATGACTGGGCCATCAGGCTGCCTGCAGCCACACATTAATTAAAATGTTTATGAAATCAAATAAACCAAAAAGCAAACTGTTGGGGTTTTTCGATTGTTGATGCTTTATGATTATTTTAGAGCAATGTGACTTGTATTAACACTATTTCACAATATTTCACATTGTGTTAACACCATTTCATAATAatgttttctggagaaaaaaaacatacgTCTTAACCATTCACTATCAATCACTTCTATAGTTCAGATTCAATCATTTGGTGTGATGAACTAATAACAAAGGGAGAAACGCCGAGAatatttagattgtcattatggagacacctattgGACGAATGTGGCAACTCCTCTCTTGCGGCAGAAAAAAGGGCTCGTTTTTAGGCCTTGTGGGCGGGTTTTGAGTGATCATTGACATTGGCAGAACATTTCCCTGCGCCCACTGTGTTCCTGAGATTGTGAAGATCAGCACCGGGGAAATGTCGAGGGTTTACATTGGAAGATTGAGCTATCGAGCAAGGGAAAAGGACGTCGAGAAGTTCTTCAAGGGCTATGGGAAGATACTTGAAGTTGACCTGAAAAACGGGTAACAAAATTAACGCCTCGTCTcgtgtagctcagtggtagcTAGCCGCGTTGTGATTGTGGCCTAGTCCTCGTAACCAGGCCCAAGCCTCTTGAACCAGCGTTGAACGGACGTTTATTGAAGATTCTCATAAATTGCTTTAGTTTGATGACCTAGTTATTATATATTATTTACTTAGCTAGTTAAGAATTTCAAAAACGGTTTGCTACAGAAGCAAAGTTGGCTAACTTGGGTTAAGGAGTTACTGCTGTAGTTAGCGTCAAGcgtgttttgctagctagctagctaaggtgcTAGCGCACTTCATTGTCGTGTTTGTGTCTAGACGGAGTAGCCATGTTGTTAGTTAACAAGCCAGCTAGCGTTAGAACTTACTAGGCGATTTTTTCTTTGAATGAAATCGCAACCACGTGTCAGAAGAggtaactacatttacattttagtcatttagcagacgctcttatccagagcgacttagttagtgcaaacatttttcatacaggccccccgtgggaatcgaacccacaacccttgcgttgcaaacgccatgctcttatcaactgagctacacgggactactagCTAGGTAACTTTAGTTACACGTTCATGAAATCTTCATAATTAAGCTAGCTACCTAGCATCTTCAAACAACCGTTGGGCATGCTAAATTGACTTAGATAACGTTACGATAACTATCTTAAGTTACCCCCTAACTGGCGGTGTGTATATACTGTTTATGTAACATAGCtaagttagctacagtagtttgCGTAACAGCCAACGATAATAGTGCAATGCTACTGGCATTGTCGAACTTCCAGCAACTCTCATATTATGGTATCTGGTGGACGAGACAACATTTACAAGGCCAGTTACAAGCACTCTAGCCACCAGTAGGAATGACAGTCAAAGTCATTAACTATATACTGTAGATGCATGGGTCAAAGCACTGTCTTGACTAAATATTctcttagctagctaacagtactctAAACTACACCATACTTACAGGTGGAATTAATGTGGCCCCTCTAACACCCTGCAGCAGTAGTGGCACATTTTAGATCTGTGGCACATATGAGAAGATTATAAAATATTGCATTATGGTATATGAAATGGTCATTTGGGTCTGGCGTGAGTAGTTTTAACTAGTCACATCATTTGATCCCAAATCTGTGCCCCCTCATCTCTGGCATAACATCCTCTGTCTCCTATGTGTCCCCTCGTCTCTGGCCTAACATACTGTCTCCTATGTGTAAAGGTATGGGTTTGTTGAATTTGATGACCCCCGCGATGCAGATGATGCTGTGTATGACCTGAATGGGAAAGACCTGTGTGGGGAGAGGGTTATTGTGGAGCACACAAAGGGGCCACGGCGAGATGGCAGCTATGGCTCAGGAGGAGGCGGTGGCGGCGGAGGTGGAAGAAGTAAGTATACAATGCAGTGGTGTTTTAACATTAGTGGGGATTTGAGATTGAGGAGGCCAACATGGCAGCCGCATAGTACGTGGGATAGGCGACTACTGCATGACATCTCAAGTTTGTCCTTGGTGGTTGTAGTTCATATAATTGGGTTCCTTTACATTAACATTTTGGTTATTTAAGAGACACTCATATCCAGGCCGATGTagtcatcttaaggtagctaggtaagACAAACACAATTTTATGTGTTTCAAATATAGTTAAACCTGCCACGTGCACCAGATGTCGTCCATTCTTTACCTAAGTGGTTTTACGTCTTGAGAAGATGAGTCTGAGTGCCATCTGTTCAAAGGCTTGTTGCTTCCTTGGTGATAGTAGTGATGgaaacttagtaaaataaacacaAGCAGTACCATACTGGTATCCATGGTCACAGCTGGCACTGTCATCCATAATCTGGGTTGTGTTTGGCTCTCTCCACGGTCCCACTACACTGTAAAAGGATGATTGCACCCCTTTTATGATTATGACAAATTGCGCCAAAGTTTTTCTGTTTTTAGAGGACATTTCTACATAAAGATCGCTCCCATTTGCTGTAATTTCAACTGGTTTCAGGGAGAAGTGGTTGCCATTGTTCTGTCCCCACTCTGTTTAATAGGCCACACGTCGTCTCCTTAGCATACAGGTGTGTTGGACAGGTTGCCGGTTAGGGAACCACCTTTTTTCTCTAGCGTTCACGGAGCTCGTAGTACAGACCGAGGCCTTCATGGTACTCCACAGTAATTGTTTGACTAATGGGTGTAGAGAAGACATTTTACACCCGAGTTGTTGAGGGAATTCAAATTACATGCACCACTGCCACCAATGACATGCCGTTATCTTGGGAGCCCGTATGCTTGATTGTAACTGTTACAGGGAAACAAATGCACTTGTGTTCATTCGCTTGATTGAAACTGTTACAGGGGAAACAAATGCACTTGTGTTCATTCAAATTGTCGGGGGAAACTAGCTTGAGATTTACTACCGTAGAATATTTGCTAGGAAAATGTTCTAATGTGATTTGAATATAATAAATTAACTAGCTAATTTGTTTTGAGTAATTTGAGAATCTTGTGTAATCTACTGTTTTATTCAGgaatattttatttttgttttaattaAATGAATGTTGAATAATAAAGGTAAAGATTTAACAAAGAACCTCCAATGTTTTAATTAAAAGAGTCCTTTGCTGACTGCCTGCCCCTATTGCTGGCCTGGCCATGGTGTCCCCTTTCCAACCAAGAGTGTGGTTTGACCATTCTGGGTCCCTGGGCAGACCAAAAAAGGGAGCCATTGTGAATGAAGACCGCTTGTCCCATTAGTCCCAGGCCGGGTGGTGAGGATGCCATTGGGTTAGGAACAGATGTGGGTTGAGCTCTTATCGGTGCCTGAAACAAATGTGAAATGTCTATATATTTAGATGTGCTAGTTAAAAACTTAAACTTTTAGTGTCACCGTAAGTACTGTCTTCAGTCAGTcacatagttttttttttttatgtagctTTTCATTTTGATTTAAGTTCGTATGTAGAGTTTTGTATTCAGTTCTACCCAAACTTGAATCAGGTAATTATTTAGTTGTTTAGATCTTGTTGAAGAGAAGGGATAGGTAATGTCAGTGTTCTTGATGGAAAATGTGCAGAGTTTTCTAGACCAGAGTAATGTACAGGTTTGATTTTCTTTCCCTTTTTATGGATAGCTTATTTTGTCTTTACCGCCCCCCCTACATTTTATAAGTGGTCATTTGTTTACAGAATGTAGCTTGGAGTTTAGTATTGAGGCTGTCCTCTCAGTGTGTCCCCTGCCCTAATTGTTGCTGCTCTGTCCTTGTTACCTTGAAGGCGGGGGAGGGTATGGGCGTGGTGGCAGAGACCGATATGGCCCACCAGCAAGGACAGACTATCGGCTGATTGTTGAGAATCTGTCCAGCCGCTGCAGCTGGCAGGACTTGAAGGTATGGTGACGACGGGTTATTCAGCAACGCTAATGATAACACTCTCTCTTCCTTATGATTTCTGCATCCTACGTTTAATGTTCGAAGAGAGAAAAACATATGATCCTTTtccaatatttttttacattttacatgtacatttagtCATAAGGTCAGTGTTGGGGTAACGCGGTAGAGTACTCTGataacttttttttgttgttgtggtaaTGAGTAACTTAATGCGTTTTTCAATTTAAGTAATCTGTTGCTTAGTTACTttttatagaaggtaaagtaaaaagaCAATATTTGTACCTTATTAATTGCTGGTACAGCCAGTTATAGATTATAGATTACGGACGAGGCTATGCAATTCAAAGGTAGTAGGCACCATCTACTGAACATAAGAATGATCAACGCACACAAGATATCTTTAGAGGGGTTTCTGGTAATGCAAAAGTAATGTAATGTGTTACTTTCCACAGTAAGTAACGTAAACAAGTTACCTCTATTGGAAGTTAACATAATGAGTTTTAAAAGTAACGTTTCCAATACTGCATAAGATCCATGGCACTATCCACTGAGTTTTTAAAACTACGGTGCCAATAAATCAGCACAAACTACTTTTTCATTTTATTTCTGGCGTCTTGGAGCTAAAGTTGGGTTCATGTGTATACCCTGCTAATGACAGTACCAAAACAGAGTGAAGGAGAGCAATGGACAATACAGCGAACTTAGCAAGACTGGCAGTTTGTGGTTAGTGTATGGGGGGGCTGCCATCTTTTGGACCTCCGCTATTGTCATGCTTGAGCAAACTTTTTATGGCGATGCATAAATCTCAGATTTCCTGCAGTTTTCCCCAGACAAGTACATATAGAATGCATATATATATAGAATGAAAACATGTCTAACATATACAATATTAAATGGCGTGTATAAATTCAATAGGATCTTTGGTTTTCTCACCTAATCCCAACCTTTCCGTTTCCTTCACCAGGACTACATGAGGCAGGCGGGTGAGGTGACGTATGCTGACACCAATAAGGGGCGCCGGAACGAGGGGGTGATAGAGTTCAGGCTGTACTCTGACATGAAGAGAGCCCTGGAGAAGCTGGACGGCACCGAGGTGAACGGCAGGAAGATCCGGCTGATTGAGGACCGCCCGGGGGCCAAGCGCAGCAAGCGCTCCTACTCTCGCAGTCGCAGCCGCTCCCGGTAAATAAGAATGAGGGGGGGCTGCGTCCCAAACGgttctctatagtgcactacttttgactagggcccatagcgtgtcccatagggctctggtcgagaagtgcactatgtagtgGGTAGAGTGCCATTTGGAGCACACAGACTGGCTTATCTACAAATCATAATGAGTAGTTGTATGAAATTATGCAAGATGATTTGTAGATCGGTCTCTTTGATCAGGCGACTGAGTAGAATTTCTCCTCTTAAACATGGACTATGTAGTCAAAGGGATGTGGTGATTTCAGttgccccccccccaccaaatGTATTGTTTTCCCACCAGTTCACAATTAAGGTTCGCAATTACATTGGACTGCATGTCACCCCTAACCCCTCAAGCTTCTTCAAGGTACATGGCTTACCTTGAACATACGtggtcctccctctgtccccaggTCTCGTTCCAGGAGCCGTAGGTCCCGAAAGAGCCGCAGCCGCAGTGAGAGCAGCAGCCGTTCCCGCTCTAGGTGAGGCCCGGAGTGCAGTCAACGTTTAACTCATAGACCCATACCCAAGGGTGACCCCTGACCTTTTTAATGtgtgtcccccccccccaaaaaaaaacgatTCCCTAtgtagcacactacttttgaccagggcttgtAGGGCTTcagtcaatagtagtgcactatatagggaatagggtgctatttggaacaCACACGTAGTCATTTTTTTTAGGGAAGTCATTGTAGACGTTTCTTTTGGATACTTGTTGCACTCAAGTGACATCAACAgtaacttaaaaaaaaaaaaatctatttaccAAGAGCTCTTGCCTAAATATGGACCTTATGTAGCTTCCCAGATGTCCTGACAGATGTCATGACCAGCTAGTGCTAGGGGCGGTGGCTATTTTTACATTGCTGCAGTTCAATTACGTTTTAGGTAACTGGTTGTCTGTCTGCGCCTTCCTATTTCCCAGGGGTGCTGC contains:
- the LOC121572247 gene encoding serine/arginine-rich splicing factor 6 — translated: MSRVYIGRLSYRAREKDVEKFFKGYGKILEVDLKNGYGFVEFDDPRDADDAVYDLNGKDLCGERVIVEHTKGPRRDGSYGSGGGGGGGGGRSGGGYGRGGRDRYGPPARTDYRLIVENLSSRCSWQDLKDYMRQAGEVTYADTNKGRRNEGVIEFRLYSDMKRALEKLDGTEVNGRKIRLIEDRPGAKRSKRSYSRSRSRSRSRSRSRRSRKSRSRSESSSRSRSRGAASRSRSRSHSKKDKTKGRREEERTNGTHKAKEGRGGREEGRSRSRSKSKKSTKKEGKRNRKDESRSRSRSRSRSGAKDCSRKSGSKTREPAKSDDEGAAAETGAPRSRSHTPAESKAKSKSKSKSPSPSPAKAHSRSPSVSRSESRSKSRSASRSRSRSRSQS